In the Kribbella sp. NBC_00482 genome, one interval contains:
- a CDS encoding pyrophosphate--fructose-6-phosphate 1-phosphotransferase, which produces MAADKSVRRVALLTAGGLAPCLSSAVGGLIERYTEVAPDVEIIAYLNGYHGLLSGRFLTVTPDVREKASVLHKFGGSPIGNSRVKLTNTADLVKRGLIQDGQNALQVAAERLVADGVDVLHTIGGDDTNTTAADLAAYLHEHDYDLTVVGLPKTIDNDVIPIRQSLGAWTAAEQGALFARNIIAEHTSNPRMLIVHEVMGRNCGWLTAATAEAYQQWVDGQEWNPGIGLDKAGWSVHAVYVPEATIDLDAEAERLRKVMDEEDCVNIFLSEGAGVPSIVAEMEARGEEVGRDPFGHVKLDTINPGAWFAKQFAERIGAEKTMVQKSGYFSRSAAANDRDLALIKECTDYAVDAALRGESGVVGHDEERGDELRAIEFPRIAGGKEFDPTADWFVTLKSEIGQA; this is translated from the coding sequence ATGGCTGCCGACAAGTCTGTCCGCAGAGTTGCCCTGCTCACCGCCGGCGGGCTCGCGCCCTGCCTGTCGTCCGCCGTCGGCGGGCTGATCGAGCGCTACACCGAAGTGGCGCCCGACGTGGAGATCATCGCCTACCTGAACGGGTACCACGGCCTGCTCAGCGGCCGGTTCCTGACCGTGACGCCGGACGTGCGGGAGAAGGCGTCGGTGCTGCACAAGTTCGGCGGCAGCCCGATCGGTAACAGCCGGGTGAAGCTGACCAACACCGCCGACCTGGTCAAGCGCGGCCTGATCCAGGACGGGCAGAACGCCCTCCAGGTCGCGGCCGAGCGGCTTGTCGCGGACGGTGTCGACGTACTGCACACCATCGGCGGTGACGACACCAACACGACCGCTGCCGACCTCGCGGCGTACCTGCACGAGCACGACTACGACCTGACCGTGGTCGGCCTGCCGAAGACCATCGACAACGATGTGATCCCGATCCGGCAGAGCCTGGGCGCGTGGACCGCGGCCGAGCAGGGCGCGCTGTTCGCCCGCAACATCATCGCCGAGCACACCTCGAACCCGCGGATGCTGATCGTCCACGAGGTGATGGGGCGGAACTGCGGCTGGTTGACGGCGGCAACGGCTGAGGCCTACCAGCAGTGGGTCGACGGGCAGGAGTGGAACCCGGGCATCGGCCTGGACAAGGCCGGCTGGTCGGTGCACGCGGTCTACGTGCCAGAGGCAACGATCGACCTGGACGCCGAGGCCGAGCGGCTGCGGAAGGTCATGGACGAGGAGGACTGCGTCAATATCTTCCTGTCCGAGGGCGCCGGCGTACCGTCGATCGTGGCCGAGATGGAGGCCCGTGGCGAGGAGGTCGGCCGGGACCCGTTCGGGCACGTCAAGCTCGACACCATCAACCCGGGCGCGTGGTTCGCGAAGCAGTTCGCCGAGCGGATCGGCGCGGAGAAGACGATGGTGCAGAAGAGCGGGTACTTCAGCCGCTCCGCCGCGGCCAACGACCGCGACCTCGCGCTGATCAAGGAGTGCACCGACTACGCGGTCGACGCGGCGCTGCGCGGTGAGTCCGGCGTCGTCGGCCACGACGAGGAGCGCGGCGACGAACTGCGCGCGATCGAGTTCCCGCGGATCGCCGGCGGCAAGGAGTTCGACCCGACCGCCGACTGGTTCGTGACGCTGAAGTCGGAGATCGGTCAGGCCTGA
- a CDS encoding Lrp/AsnC family transcriptional regulator encodes MLTETRSPVLDELNTRILDALSADPRLRTTELARRLGVSTPTVRERVARLEESGVIRGYRIDIDPAALGRPVAAWVRLRPGPNQIQKIIELAGRTPEVVECHRISGEDCFLMRVQVAEIAALEDVLDKFLVHGQTTSSFVVSTPVPPRSVPLSAG; translated from the coding sequence TTGCTTACCGAAACGAGAAGTCCTGTACTGGATGAGCTCAATACCCGAATCCTGGACGCGTTGAGCGCGGATCCCCGGTTACGGACCACCGAGCTGGCCCGCCGGCTGGGCGTGTCGACGCCGACGGTGCGCGAGCGCGTCGCGCGGCTGGAGGAGTCCGGCGTGATCCGCGGGTACCGCATCGACATCGACCCGGCCGCGCTCGGCCGTCCGGTCGCCGCCTGGGTGCGGCTGCGCCCTGGTCCCAACCAGATCCAGAAGATCATCGAGCTGGCCGGCCGTACGCCGGAGGTCGTCGAGTGCCACCGGATCTCCGGCGAGGACTGCTTCCTGATGCGCGTCCAGGTCGCCGAGATCGCCGCGCTGGAGGACGTGCTGGACAAGTTCCTGGTGCACGGGCAGACCACCAGTTCGTTCGTCGTCTCCACCCCGGTCCCACCACGCAGCGTGCCGCTGTCCGCAGGATGA
- a CDS encoding DMT family transporter has translation MTTLTEAPPRATRLAAGAAAVTVVLWASSFVAIRHVGTEVSAGALSLARLGLGSIFLGARLLKRSQPAVRRWPTQRDWLPLIACGVLWFGVYNVALNEAERRLDAGTAAMLVHIAPLLIAVLAGVGLGEGFPRQLVIGGLVAFAGIVVIGTSTSSGRAETWGVVLCVIAAISYAVGVVTQKPLLSRLPAAEVTWLACTIGAVVCLPFAPTLVDEVRSADASTIWWIVYLAAFPTALGFTTWAFALRRTSAGRMGVTVYAVPVVAIVLAWLLLGEAPTVLALAGGALCLAGVAISRRTA, from the coding sequence GTGACAACCCTTACCGAAGCTCCGCCGCGGGCCACGCGTCTCGCGGCCGGCGCCGCCGCCGTCACGGTCGTCCTCTGGGCGTCGTCGTTCGTCGCCATCCGGCATGTCGGCACCGAGGTCTCCGCCGGCGCCCTGTCGCTGGCCCGGCTCGGGCTGGGCAGCATCTTCCTCGGCGCCCGCCTGCTGAAGCGGTCGCAGCCCGCCGTACGTCGTTGGCCGACGCAGCGCGACTGGCTGCCGCTGATCGCATGTGGCGTGCTCTGGTTCGGCGTCTACAACGTGGCGCTCAACGAGGCCGAGCGGCGGCTCGACGCCGGAACGGCCGCCATGCTCGTGCACATCGCCCCGCTGCTGATCGCCGTACTCGCCGGAGTCGGTCTCGGTGAAGGCTTCCCGCGGCAGCTGGTGATCGGCGGCCTGGTCGCGTTCGCCGGCATCGTCGTGATCGGTACGTCGACCTCGAGCGGCCGCGCCGAGACGTGGGGTGTCGTGCTCTGCGTGATCGCCGCGATCTCGTACGCGGTTGGCGTGGTCACCCAGAAGCCACTCCTGAGCCGACTACCTGCCGCTGAAGTCACTTGGCTCGCCTGCACGATCGGAGCGGTCGTCTGCCTGCCGTTCGCGCCCACACTGGTCGACGAGGTCCGCTCCGCCGACGCCTCGACCATCTGGTGGATCGTCTACCTGGCAGCGTTCCCGACCGCGCTCGGCTTCACCACGTGGGCCTTTGCGCTCCGGCGTACGAGTGCTGGACGGATGGGGGTCACGGTGTACGCGGTGCCGGTTGTCGCGATCGTGCTGGCCTGGCTGCTGCTCGGGGAGGCTCCGACTGTGCTGGCGCTGGCCGGTGGCGCTCTGTGCCTGGCCGGGGTCGCTATCTCGAGGAGGACTGCATGA
- a CDS encoding TIGR03560 family F420-dependent LLM class oxidoreductase produces MKFGVFVPQGWRMDLVELDDPVEQWEAMTAVAKAADAGPWDSIWLFDHFHTVPEPARETVFEMWTTTAALARDTSRVNLGQLVGCNGYRNPALFAKMAATVDVASHGRMYAGIGAGWSEHEWKAYGYPWTSQKERMGSFVESVELLHRLWTEDDVVFQGQYHSVDKPYVVPRRKPKLWIGGGGERVTLRLVAKYGDACNFGTGQVDVIKQKLAILRKHCEEVGRDYDEIIKSTSLNVFPIEAGADPVAATAKARGRYSLEEFLEIGSGGTSHVLAEVVTTKQLSEHVEQLAEAGIDYVISYIPGVAYDHEPLHRYAEDVLPQFS; encoded by the coding sequence ATGAAGTTCGGCGTGTTCGTTCCACAAGGCTGGCGGATGGATCTGGTCGAGTTGGACGACCCGGTCGAGCAGTGGGAGGCCATGACTGCAGTAGCCAAGGCAGCCGACGCAGGTCCGTGGGACTCGATCTGGCTCTTCGACCACTTCCACACCGTCCCGGAGCCCGCCCGCGAGACGGTCTTCGAGATGTGGACGACCACGGCCGCGCTGGCGCGTGACACGTCGAGAGTGAACCTGGGCCAGCTGGTCGGCTGCAACGGGTACCGCAACCCGGCCCTGTTCGCCAAGATGGCCGCCACCGTCGACGTCGCCAGCCACGGCCGCATGTACGCCGGAATCGGTGCCGGCTGGTCGGAGCACGAGTGGAAGGCGTACGGCTATCCGTGGACGAGCCAAAAGGAGCGGATGGGCTCGTTCGTCGAGTCGGTCGAGCTGCTGCACCGGCTGTGGACCGAGGACGACGTGGTGTTCCAGGGCCAGTACCACTCGGTCGACAAGCCGTACGTCGTCCCGCGGCGCAAACCGAAGCTCTGGATCGGTGGCGGGGGTGAACGCGTCACATTGCGACTAGTTGCAAAGTACGGCGACGCCTGCAACTTCGGCACCGGACAGGTCGACGTCATCAAGCAGAAGCTGGCGATCCTCCGCAAGCACTGCGAGGAGGTCGGCCGCGACTACGACGAGATCATCAAGTCGACCAGCCTGAACGTCTTCCCGATCGAAGCCGGTGCAGACCCGGTGGCCGCGACAGCCAAGGCACGTGGACGGTACAGCCTGGAAGAGTTCCTGGAGATCGGCTCCGGCGGGACGTCCCATGTGCTGGCCGAGGTGGTCACGACGAAGCAGCTCAGCGAACACGTGGAGCAGTTGGCAGAGGCAGGCATCGACTACGTGATCTCGTACATCCCAGGCGTTGCCTACGACCACGAGCCGCTACACCGGTACGCGGAGGACGTCCTACCCCAATTCAGCTGA
- a CDS encoding acetamidase/formamidase family protein yields MDVLEFTPEPADFAWTFGGVPPVRRVKPGTALRLWTEDAFAGSLRSTADLASASLTMPFVNPQTGPFYVEGAEPGDTLVLHFVELTPARSWGASATIPFFGGLTSTDRTATLQDPLPERTWIYEVDSARQTVGFQAQGSELEIALPLEPMLGTVGVAPAGGEVRSALVPDTFGGNMDTPEMRAGTTCYLNVNVEGALFSVGDGHYRQGEGESCGTAVEGAMNVVLIVELLKTPGPVWPRLENDEYLAVVGSSRPLEDAWRAGQVDMVRWLGDLYGLDKLDAYQLLSQVSEVPLANVVDANYSVVTKIPKRLLPQVTAYDGIHQHLRSAELG; encoded by the coding sequence GTGGACGTCCTCGAATTCACGCCCGAGCCCGCCGACTTCGCCTGGACCTTCGGTGGGGTGCCTCCGGTACGCCGGGTCAAGCCCGGTACCGCCCTCCGCCTGTGGACCGAGGACGCGTTCGCCGGGAGCCTCCGTAGTACGGCGGACCTTGCGAGCGCCTCGCTGACGATGCCGTTCGTCAACCCGCAGACCGGACCGTTCTACGTCGAGGGCGCCGAGCCGGGCGACACGCTGGTCCTGCACTTCGTCGAGCTGACCCCGGCCCGGAGCTGGGGCGCGTCGGCGACCATCCCGTTCTTCGGTGGCCTGACCAGCACCGACCGGACCGCGACGCTGCAGGACCCGTTGCCGGAGCGGACCTGGATCTACGAGGTGGACAGCGCTCGCCAGACGGTCGGGTTCCAGGCGCAGGGGAGTGAGTTGGAGATCGCACTGCCGCTCGAGCCGATGCTCGGCACGGTCGGGGTCGCTCCGGCCGGCGGTGAGGTCCGCTCGGCGCTGGTGCCGGACACGTTCGGCGGCAACATGGACACACCGGAGATGCGGGCCGGAACCACCTGCTACCTGAACGTCAACGTCGAGGGCGCTTTGTTCTCGGTCGGCGACGGCCACTACCGGCAGGGCGAGGGCGAGTCCTGCGGCACCGCGGTCGAGGGTGCGATGAACGTCGTACTGATCGTCGAGCTGCTCAAGACGCCCGGACCGGTCTGGCCGCGGTTGGAGAACGACGAGTACCTGGCCGTGGTTGGGTCGAGCCGGCCGCTCGAGGACGCGTGGCGGGCCGGTCAGGTGGACATGGTGCGCTGGCTCGGCGACCTGTACGGACTGGACAAGCTGGACGCGTACCAGCTGCTCAGCCAGGTCAGCGAGGTCCCGCTGGCGAACGTGGTCGACGCCAACTACAGCGTGGTCACCAAGATCCCGAAGCGCCTACTCCCACAGGTCACGGCGTACGACGGCATCCACCAGCACCTGCGCTCAGCTGAATTGGGGTAG
- a CDS encoding response regulator transcription factor yields MRVLVVDDDRAVRDSLRRSLEFNDFEVVTASDGAEALAVIGNVEPDVVVMDVMMPRLDGLETTKALRAAGNNVPILVLTARDAVADRVDGLDAGGDDYLTKPFALEELLARLRALLRRSSTPGEGGQRGEVLQYADLVVDVDAHEVHRGDVAIQLTRTEFSLLELLIRNPRRVLERAVILDAVWGYDFPTTANSLEVYVGYLRRKTEVNGLPRLIHTVRGIGYVLRDTPP; encoded by the coding sequence ATGCGGGTACTGGTGGTGGACGACGACCGGGCGGTCCGGGACTCGTTGCGCCGTTCGCTGGAGTTCAACGACTTCGAGGTGGTGACCGCGTCCGACGGCGCCGAGGCGCTCGCGGTGATCGGCAACGTCGAGCCGGACGTCGTGGTGATGGACGTGATGATGCCGCGGCTGGACGGGCTGGAGACCACCAAGGCCTTGCGGGCCGCGGGCAACAATGTGCCGATCCTGGTGCTCACCGCGCGGGACGCGGTCGCGGACCGGGTGGACGGCCTGGACGCCGGCGGCGACGACTACCTGACCAAGCCCTTCGCGCTGGAGGAGCTGCTGGCCCGGCTGCGCGCCCTGCTGCGCCGCAGCAGCACCCCCGGCGAGGGCGGCCAGCGCGGCGAGGTGCTGCAGTACGCCGACCTCGTGGTCGACGTCGACGCGCACGAGGTGCACCGCGGCGACGTGGCGATCCAGCTCACCCGGACCGAGTTCTCGCTGCTCGAGCTGCTGATCCGCAACCCGCGCCGGGTGCTGGAGCGCGCGGTCATCCTGGACGCCGTCTGGGGCTACGACTTCCCCACCACCGCGAACTCGCTCGAGGTCTACGTCGGCTATCTGCGCCGCAAGACCGAGGTCAACGGGCTGCCTCGCCTGATCCACACCGTCCGCGGCATCGGGTACGTGCTGAGGGACACTCCGCCGTGA
- a CDS encoding sensor histidine kinase → MSEQHPEQFPSYADRPQQSQQQPTQSERPVASSNGNRVAATAARTQTWWNETLHKLTLHARVTLLAAVAVGLAVAIVSVAAYITVRQQMYQNLDNSLIQRAGQAAQKGVLTNLDNLQKASADAFGLSDIRVGVLSATGDKYAPVNSPLPPMGDDELQIAQNQGDQASLRTVGVRNGGSHFRVIAVPARYCPVREPCNYDDDLYQPGALVVAQSLGPIDQTLHNLGIVLWAFGLIGVIGAALAGNAVARSGLRPLARLTGAAEHVARTEDLKPIPVTGTDEISRLAMAFNAMLGALAQSRDRQRRLVGDAGHELRTPLTSVRTNLDLLAQADKRGGLRSEDRQQLLDDVRAQMDELTQLIGDLTELARDTPQVRNAELIELSNVVEDAVIKVRRRAPGLAWDVQLAPFPVWGDERLLGRAVTNLLDNAAKYSIPEGTEQRSDGQPVGRVTVRLLDGVLTVTDSGPGIAEADLPHVFDRFYRSSEARSRPGSGLGLAIVKHAAEQHGGMIYARNVPGAGAQFTLWLPHAATQTR, encoded by the coding sequence GTGAGTGAGCAACACCCCGAGCAGTTCCCCTCGTACGCCGACCGTCCGCAGCAATCGCAGCAGCAGCCGACGCAATCCGAGCGGCCCGTTGCCAGTAGCAACGGCAACCGCGTCGCGGCGACCGCTGCCCGGACCCAGACCTGGTGGAACGAGACGCTCCACAAGCTCACGCTGCATGCCCGCGTGACACTGCTCGCGGCGGTCGCGGTCGGCCTCGCGGTGGCGATCGTGAGCGTCGCGGCGTACATCACCGTGCGCCAGCAGATGTACCAGAACCTGGACAACAGCCTGATCCAGCGGGCCGGGCAGGCCGCGCAGAAGGGCGTCCTGACCAACCTCGACAACCTGCAGAAGGCCTCCGCCGACGCCTTCGGCCTCAGCGACATCCGCGTCGGAGTGCTGAGCGCGACCGGCGACAAGTACGCGCCGGTGAACAGTCCGCTGCCGCCGATGGGTGACGACGAGCTCCAGATCGCCCAGAACCAAGGCGACCAGGCCAGCCTGCGAACCGTCGGCGTACGCAACGGCGGCTCGCATTTCCGCGTGATCGCCGTACCCGCTCGATACTGCCCGGTTCGCGAGCCCTGCAACTACGACGACGATCTGTACCAACCCGGCGCGCTGGTTGTGGCGCAGTCGTTGGGGCCGATCGATCAGACGCTGCACAACCTGGGGATCGTGCTGTGGGCGTTCGGACTGATCGGCGTGATCGGCGCAGCGCTCGCGGGTAACGCCGTCGCGCGGTCCGGTCTGCGACCGCTGGCGCGGCTGACAGGAGCGGCGGAACACGTCGCACGGACCGAGGACCTGAAACCGATCCCGGTGACGGGGACAGACGAGATCTCCCGGCTGGCGATGGCGTTCAACGCGATGCTGGGCGCGCTCGCGCAGTCCCGCGACCGGCAGCGCCGGCTCGTGGGCGACGCGGGTCACGAGCTGCGTACGCCGCTCACCAGCGTCCGCACGAACCTGGACCTGCTCGCCCAGGCCGACAAGCGCGGCGGCCTCCGCTCCGAGGACAGGCAGCAGCTGCTGGACGACGTACGCGCCCAGATGGACGAGCTGACACAGCTGATCGGCGACCTGACCGAACTGGCCCGCGACACCCCGCAGGTGCGGAACGCGGAGCTGATCGAGCTGTCCAACGTGGTCGAGGACGCCGTCATCAAGGTACGGCGACGCGCACCAGGGCTGGCGTGGGACGTCCAACTTGCGCCGTTCCCGGTCTGGGGTGACGAGCGGCTGCTCGGACGTGCCGTCACGAACCTGCTCGACAACGCGGCGAAGTACAGCATTCCTGAAGGTACGGAGCAGCGCAGCGACGGACAGCCGGTCGGACGCGTGACGGTCCGGCTGCTGGACGGCGTACTGACTGTGACCGACTCCGGGCCGGGGATCGCCGAGGCGGACCTGCCCCACGTGTTCGACCGCTTCTACCGCTCCAGTGAGGCCCGTAGCCGTCCTGGATCGGGCCTGGGCCTGGCGATCGTGAAGCACGCAGCGGAGCAGCACGGCGGCATGATCTACGCCCGCAACGTGCCAGGAGCCGGTGCGCAGTTCACCCTCTGGCTGCCACACGCGGCCACCCAGACCCGCTGA
- a CDS encoding S1C family serine protease, which yields MTENQPQQPQNTPGQNAQGPQGPERTQQLPMYGQHQQQQHAPQGGQPRLDSGPQGQRPGQYPAGGSTYPQFGAPGTHQGTSPGPNWPVGPQPATATAVKPKRRGGLAAVALTALLVGAASGVGGAAVYSATNDHTTNSPSVTSPLNGNQAAPVSAPDGSVQSAAAKVLPSVVKIAVATSQGEATGSGIVISKDGLIVTNNHVVAGAGQGATISVMLNDGRTVSATIKGTDPLTDLAVIHAEATDLTPATLGQSGKLAVGQGVVAIGSPFGLEATVTSGIVSALDRPVTSGDEQQDSTTVFPAIQTDAAINPGNSGGALIDLAGQVVGINSAIKTAGGSGQSEGGNIGLGFAIPIDQAKPIVDELVAKGKATHARLGVTVGDAQSSDGLTNGARLGEVTSGGAADKAGLQSGDVVTAVDGKAIASGDALVAAVRSHRPGDQVTLTVTRNGKPQSIKATLGSDNGNPTG from the coding sequence ATGACCGAGAACCAGCCGCAGCAGCCGCAGAACACCCCCGGCCAGAATGCACAGGGACCGCAGGGGCCGGAGCGGACGCAGCAGCTGCCGATGTACGGGCAGCATCAGCAGCAGCAGCACGCGCCGCAAGGTGGGCAGCCGCGGCTGGACTCGGGGCCGCAAGGGCAGCGGCCGGGACAGTACCCCGCAGGTGGGAGTACTTATCCGCAGTTCGGGGCGCCGGGGACGCATCAGGGGACGTCTCCGGGCCCGAACTGGCCCGTCGGACCGCAGCCGGCCACCGCCACCGCGGTGAAGCCGAAGCGCCGGGGCGGGTTGGCCGCGGTGGCGCTCACCGCGCTGCTGGTCGGCGCCGCGAGCGGTGTCGGCGGCGCGGCCGTCTACTCGGCGACCAACGACCACACCACGAACAGTCCATCGGTCACATCCCCGCTGAACGGCAACCAGGCAGCGCCCGTGTCGGCACCGGACGGCTCGGTGCAGAGCGCCGCCGCGAAGGTGCTCCCGAGCGTGGTGAAGATCGCGGTCGCGACCTCGCAGGGCGAGGCGACCGGATCCGGCATCGTGATCAGCAAGGACGGCCTGATCGTCACCAACAACCACGTGGTCGCCGGCGCCGGGCAGGGCGCGACGATCTCCGTGATGCTGAACGACGGCCGCACTGTATCGGCCACGATCAAGGGCACCGACCCCCTGACGGACCTCGCGGTGATCCACGCCGAGGCGACCGACCTGACCCCGGCGACGCTCGGCCAGAGCGGAAAGCTCGCGGTCGGGCAGGGCGTGGTGGCGATCGGCTCGCCGTTCGGCCTGGAGGCGACCGTGACCAGCGGCATCGTCTCGGCGCTGGACCGCCCGGTGACGTCGGGCGACGAGCAGCAGGACAGTACGACGGTCTTCCCAGCAATCCAGACGGACGCCGCGATCAATCCGGGGAACTCCGGCGGCGCCCTCATCGACCTCGCCGGCCAGGTGGTCGGTATCAACAGCGCGATCAAAACCGCCGGCGGATCGGGACAATCCGAAGGCGGAAACATCGGCCTGGGGTTCGCGATCCCGATCGACCAGGCCAAGCCGATCGTCGACGAGCTGGTGGCCAAGGGCAAGGCCACTCATGCGCGGCTCGGTGTGACGGTCGGCGACGCGCAGTCCTCCGACGGGCTCACGAACGGAGCACGCCTCGGCGAGGTTACGTCCGGCGGTGCGGCGGACAAGGCCGGTCTGCAGTCAGGTGACGTTGTCACCGCTGTGGACGGTAAGGCGATCGCGTCAGGGGACGCGTTGGTCGCCGCGGTCCGTTCGCACCGCCCGGGCGATCAGGTGACGCTCACCGTCACCCGCAACGGCAAGCCCCAGTCCATCAAGGCCACTCTCGGCTCCGACAACGGGAACCCGACCGGCTGA
- a CDS encoding DinB family protein: MTLSRERPPLVADERTQLVGWLDQQRALVRWKLEGLAEADEYRATLPDSPLMTPAGLVSHMRWTEHCWFNVLFLGESYADNPQFQEEPDDADMLLTGVPLAQLLDAFEAQCAQSNEITASHSLDDVGKHPDFKAAQATLRWMLIHMVEETARHVGHLDAMRELLDGHKGYY, from the coding sequence ATGACACTTTCGCGGGAGAGGCCGCCCCTGGTTGCGGATGAGCGGACGCAGCTGGTGGGCTGGCTGGACCAGCAGCGGGCGCTGGTGCGGTGGAAGCTGGAAGGACTGGCCGAGGCCGACGAGTACCGCGCCACACTGCCGGACTCCCCGCTGATGACGCCGGCCGGGCTGGTGTCACACATGCGGTGGACCGAGCACTGCTGGTTCAACGTGCTGTTCCTGGGCGAGTCGTACGCGGACAACCCGCAGTTCCAGGAGGAGCCCGACGACGCCGACATGCTGCTGACCGGCGTACCGCTGGCGCAGCTGCTGGACGCGTTCGAGGCGCAGTGCGCGCAGTCGAACGAGATCACCGCCTCGCACTCGCTCGACGACGTCGGGAAGCATCCGGACTTCAAGGCAGCCCAGGCGACGCTGCGGTGGATGCTGATCCACATGGTCGAGGAGACCGCGCGCCACGTCGGGCACCTCGACGCGATGCGTGAGCTGCTCGACGGCCACAAGGGGTATTACTAG
- a CDS encoding pirin family protein, with protein sequence MDIHRADDRFRTANEWLDSRQSFSFGPHYDPANVGFGFLLAHNDDTVAPGTGFDTHPHQDLEIVTWVLRGALAHRDSQGNSGEVHPGLAQRMTAGSGIQHSEWNDGPDPVHYVQMWVRPDRLDLPPSYEQTELDLTTGELVPVASGLAKHAASTAIRLNQSAAGMSVARLDSGGSITLPAAAYLHLFVATGTANLEGTELGTADAVRLTSADGERITAGPTGAELLVWEMS encoded by the coding sequence GTGGATATCCATCGGGCGGACGACCGGTTCCGGACCGCGAACGAGTGGCTGGACTCGCGGCAATCGTTCTCGTTCGGGCCGCATTACGACCCGGCGAACGTCGGGTTCGGCTTCCTGCTCGCCCACAACGACGACACAGTTGCCCCCGGCACCGGATTCGACACGCATCCGCACCAGGATCTGGAGATCGTCACCTGGGTACTGCGCGGCGCACTGGCTCACCGTGACTCGCAGGGGAACAGCGGCGAGGTGCACCCGGGACTCGCCCAGCGGATGACAGCAGGCTCCGGCATCCAGCACTCGGAGTGGAACGACGGCCCGGACCCGGTCCACTACGTGCAGATGTGGGTCCGGCCCGATCGCCTCGACCTTCCACCGTCGTACGAACAGACCGAGCTCGACCTCACCACTGGCGAGCTCGTCCCGGTCGCGTCCGGCCTCGCCAAGCACGCTGCGTCGACCGCCATCCGCCTCAACCAGTCCGCCGCCGGTATGTCGGTCGCTCGCCTGGACTCGGGCGGCTCGATCACCCTGCCCGCGGCGGCGTACCTGCATCTCTTCGTCGCGACGGGTACGGCGAACCTCGAAGGCACCGAGCTCGGTACCGCAGACGCCGTACGGCTGACCTCGGCCGACGGGGAACGCATCACCGCAGGCCCGACCGGCGCCGAACTCCTGGTCTGGGAGATGAGCTAG
- a CDS encoding L-rhamnose mutarotase produces the protein MTRLALHSRLIPGTEEAYEIEHARVWPELITVMHTAGISDWSIWRSGRDLFHLVVTDDFEAAVAYLRNDPTDQRWQQHMSQFVEGFAENPEGVAGQSLRHVWTMSEQTE, from the coding sequence GTGACCCGCCTTGCACTGCACAGCCGCCTGATTCCCGGTACCGAAGAGGCCTACGAGATCGAGCACGCTCGCGTCTGGCCGGAGCTGATCACCGTCATGCACACCGCCGGGATCAGCGACTGGTCGATCTGGCGCAGCGGCCGCGACCTCTTCCACCTGGTGGTGACCGACGACTTCGAGGCCGCCGTCGCGTACCTGCGCAACGACCCGACCGACCAGCGCTGGCAGCAGCACATGAGCCAGTTCGTCGAAGGCTTCGCCGAGAACCCGGAGGGCGTGGCCGGCCAGTCGCTGCGCCACGTCTGGACCATGAGCGAACAGACCGAGTAG